A section of the Tamandua tetradactyla isolate mTamTet1 chromosome 4, mTamTet1.pri, whole genome shotgun sequence genome encodes:
- the SLC10A2 gene encoding ileal sodium/bile acid cotransporter, with translation MVEISITFDWQQSQDRRTGASMGLEVWTTDPAMNNSTGCLSNAAICHGDSCVEAESNFNYILSIIMSTVLTIMLALVMFSMGCNVEVKKFLGHIKRPWGICIGFLCQFGIMPLTGFVLSLAFNVLPVQAVVVLIMGCCPGGTASNVLAYWVDGDMDLSVSMTTCSTLLAMGMMPLCLFIYTKMWTDTGTIIIPYDSIGISLVALIVPVSIGMFVNHKWPQKAKIILKIGSITGMFLIVLIAVIGGILYQGSWTITPKLWIIGTLFPMAGYSLGFFLARIAGQSWNRCRTVALETGMQNSQLCSTIVQLSFSPEQLQHMFTFPLIYSIFQIIFAAIFLGLYVAYKKCYGKNHVQFAEDNDNETVSESSLYKENRGFQPDEK, from the exons ATGGTTGAAATAAGCATTACTTTTGACTGGCAGCAGAGCCAGGACAGGAGAACTGGTGCTTCTATGGGCTTGGAAGTTTGGACAACAGACCCAGCAATGAATAACTCGACAGGCTGCTTGAGCAATGCAGCCATTTGCCATGGGGACTCCTGTGTGGAAGCTGAGAGCAATTTCAACTACATTCTAAGCATCATCATGAGTACCGTCCTTACCATCATGTTGGCCTTGGTGATGTTCTCCATGGGGTGCAATGTAGAAGTCAAGAAATTCCTAGGCCACATAAAGCGGCCATGGGGTATATGCATTGGCTTCCTCTGTCAGTTTGGAATCATGCCCCTCACGGGATTCGTCCTGTCCCTGGCCTTTAACGTCCTCCCCGTCCAGGCCGTGGTCGTGCTTATTATGGGATGCTGTCCCGGAGGAACTGCTTCCAATGTCTTGGCCTATTGGGTAGATGGCGACATGGACTTAAG CGTCAGCATGACCACATGTTCCACACTGCTTGCAATGGGAATGATGCCACTTTGTCTCTTTATCTATACCAAAATGTGGACCGACACCGGGACGATCATAATTCCCTATGATAGCATAG GAATTTCTTTGGTTGCTCTTATTGTTCCTGTTTCCATTGGAATGTTTGTTAATCATAAATGGCCCCAGAAAGCCAAGATCATACTTAAG ATTGGTTCAATTACAGGAATGTTCCTCATTGTGCTCATAGCAGTGATTGGAGGAATACTGTATCAAGGTTCCTGGACTATCACTCCCAAACTGTGGATTATAGGAACATTATTTCCTATGGCTGGTTATTCCCTGGGTTTTTTTCTGGCTCGGATTGCTGGTCAGTCCTGGAACAG GTGCCGAACAGTTGCTTTGGAAACAGGGATGCAGAACTCGCAGCTATGTTCAACCATAGTACAGCTTTCCTTCAGCCCTGAGCAGCTTCAACATATGTTCACCTTCCCACTCATCTAcagcattttccagatcatttTCGCAGCAATATTCTTAGGAC TGTATGTGGCATACAAGAAATGTTATGGAAAAAATCATGTGCAATTTGCAGAAGACAACGACAATGAAACAGTGTCCGAGTCATCACTCTATAAGGAGAACAGAGGATTCCAACCAGATGAAAAATAG